A segment of the Anopheles cruzii chromosome 2, idAnoCruzAS_RS32_06, whole genome shotgun sequence genome:
cgcagtctctctctctctctctcacacacacacacacacacacacacacacgtcctcTCTGTCACGCTCGCTCCCTTGGTGGAGAAACAATGGTGGATTTGCTGTTTTGGCGAGATATTGGTTCCACGCGTGTGTTCCGGTTGTCCGGGCGACTGATTAAGActaaaaaacttaaaaaacaaaaatgtgacCGCAGATATCGAGAGGAAAACGCAGCACTGCTTTcctgcgtgtgtttgtgtgtgtttcctgtTCTTTGCTTCTTCTTTGCTTCACTgcttcttttctgttttcgctTGTTCGCCGCTGTCTAAAACTCGGCTGCGTACGTTGATTGACACAAGTTGGATTTGAAAACCGAAATAATAGTAAAGTAAATTagtaaaacagtaaaaatatttaaaataataaaccaataTTATTCTGTTACGTTTTTTCCACTATTTTTCTCTAAGTTTTCGGTCGTGGCGATTCTGCGAATTTAATACTGACACTGCGAATGTGAATTCGCCGTgaatttgttcctttttcgccttgagtttctttttcgcctgTTTTCCTCTCACGCACACCAATTTATCGCCGGCAATGTGATGTAATTTGTCTATCTGTCAATTGAAGCCTCGCTTTGCTTATCCGGCGTATCGGTCCAAagaaggtttgtttttgtggccaGTGGCAAGAGAAAAATCAGTTTCACCTGCAAAATGATAGAACAACAAAAGCAACGGATAGAGATGGAAATCACGAGGCAGTTGGATGATCTGGATCGAACGGTGTTGAGGAAAATGCAAGTAAATATCAATCGCTGGACTCATGACGACACAACGGTCTTCTATTACGATTTCGGTTTCTTCCACTAATCAGGCCGATATGCACGACTGTGCTGCAAAATGCTGCAAGGACATGAATTCGTCCATGGACACGGTACAGCAGTGCGTCGAACGATGCTCGGTCCCGGCCCAGCGAGCGCAGCAGCACGTAGAATCGGAGATCAATTCGTTCAACAGCCGGCTGCAACGGTGTGTGATGGATTGTAACGATACGATTAAGGATAGGGTGCGAAAAGAGAAGCCCCGGATACGCAACCATCACTGCTAACGGTTTCTTCCCTTTCTTTGTAGATGGGACCAAGTCCTTCGGAAGGTGATATCGCCAAGTATACGGCCGAATTCGAGCGATGCGCCATAAAGTGTGTGGATAAACATGTGGGAATTTTGCCAAATATGTTCGAGAGCATGCGAAAAGTGCTACAACGCCGATCGTCGTAAGTCGTGGTTTGCCGAGGATCGCAAGTTAGCTGTACATTGTCCCCACCGTTGCGCGGGATCGGTGTGTCTCCCTGTGTATAGCTTTATGCATTTAGTTTCATCTGTTCAGAAACCATGGTAGATGTGCACTAGCGCATCAGCACGCTGCAATAAATGAAAAACGATTCTTCTTGTGTTTGGAGCCGAAAGTTCTACTTTTTCAACCGTAACTATCGAAGGAGTTCCGTTTCCATTACTCTTTTAAAATTTGGTTGAATAGTAAATCATGagcaaaacaatatttaaatacACCAAATTAGAACCTAATAAATATGAGTACACATACTGGAAAACAGCCGTAGGAAAACTCGTATCgtctttaatttaaaatgaaaatttttgtttcaattgatttgattttttcaatCGCATTGATCTTTTCTTACGCTTCatgctggcagcactgccacgCGtacggagagagagacaacaaacacaaaagaaaaagatggAGATAATTTTCGGCGCATGAGATgtaaacaaccaaaaaaaggatcaatTTCTCGAGCTTTCGACTCAAACGTTTCAGATTTTTTGCACTGGCCGAACATGAATTGAATTTCTTGCCGCATCGCATCAAAAATGTCGATTTTTCGCAACAAACTGATCCTCGGATCCAGCGCCGTCGGAACACTGATCGGTGGCCTCGTTCTGTTGAAGTGAGTAAGCGGATAATTTAAGAAACCAAATACTGATTGCCTCCCCTCCCTAGGGACTATATGCAAGGGGCCAAATTCCAAAACAGGGAAGTTCGTGCCGAAGGAAAAGTGGTCATCGTAACGGGCGCCAACACGGGCATCGGCAAGGAGACGGCCCACTGCTTGGCCCATCGGGGCGCCCACGTTTACATGGCATGCCGGGATATGAAAAAGTGCGAAGAAGCCCGACAGGACATTGTGCTGGAAACGCGAAACCCGAACGTGTTCTGCCGGGAGTGTGATCTCGCTTCAATGCAGTCCATCCGGCAGTTTGTGAAGCAGTACGTATCGGCGGCATTGTTATGTAACGGATCGCTGACTTATTGGGTCGTGTGCTCACGTTTATTGCTCCTCCACCGATTAGATTCAAGTCCGAACAGCAGCGGCTCGATATTCTGGTAAACAACGCTGGTGTCATGCGCTGCCCACGTTCGCTGACCACCGAAGGGATCGAGATGCAGCTGGGTGTGAATCATATGGGACACTTTTTGCTCACCAATCTGCTCCTCGACAACTTGAAGCTGAGTGCTCCGAGCcgaatcgtcgtcgtgtccaGCCTGGCGCACACCCGTGGCCAGATTGCGCTGGATGATTTGAACAGCAGCAAATCGTACGATGAGTCCCGAGCGTACGACCAGAGCAAGCTAGCGAATGTCCTCTTTACACGCGAATTGGCCCGCCGCCTAGAGGGAACGGGCGTCACGGTGAACGCCTTGCATCCGGGAATTGTCGATACGGATCTAATGCGGCACATGGGCATCTTCAATAGCTGGTTTTCGAGCGTCTTCGTGAGACCTTTCGTTTGGCCATTCCTCAAGTCGCCGCTCTACGGTGCACAAACGACGCTGCACGTGGCACTGGAGCCGTCGCTGGAAAAAGTGAGCGGTCAGTACTTTAGCGACTGTGCACCGAAGGATGTGGCCGAGCAGGCGAAGGACGAGCGGGTCGCAAAGTGGCTGTGGGCCGTCAGCGAGAAGTGGACTGGCACCCTGACCGGTACGGCTGCCGTTTCCTGACAGCGGATGCTACGTATGAATAACAGTAAGgatattgttatttttacGTCGCCCGAGCAAACGGCCACTGGCGCCCAGCAGCTCAATCCATCCTCGTACGAATGATCgacgatcggaatcggaatgttaTTAAGCTACACAACTAAAAGTCGCTTTTAAtcgaacatgtttttccttttttgggctcGTCTGTTAGTCGTTAGTTGATTGGCGGCGCAACAATACATATACACCTTACTGCCATCGGAATGAGCTTTTATTGATTTGCATTCtgtgtgtttttaattttaaatttcgtAGCACATGACGAAATCGAGAAacgcaaaataaaaccatcgcAAAAATGGCACAGTTTATGTGGGGCCTTAAGGGGGGTTAGTCATTGACGTTACAGTGACTCGTTGATGTTACATCACCCATTGTTTGCAGacaacattttctttccaatttcgGGCGATCTGAACGATGTCCACACAGTgatgttcctgtttttttgttttactacaTGCAAATTTTATTCTGTTTCATCCATTATCAATCGTACAAAGGGATTCTATACTGGTGATAGACCCGCAGAAAGtatggtgtgtttgtgtatatgggtatgtgtgtgtgtgcgtgcgcgtgtggcACACGGCACTGGATTCACTGGAAGTGAGTAATGGAGAAACTAAGTTTAAAACCTACATTATCACTCCGGAATGCCGATGACCAATGAAAGAAAGAAGGGCGAGGAGACAGCGATAGACACAGAGTGCGTGCATGTGCGAGAGGAAACAAGTTCAAGAATTTCGGTTAGTTATAAATATTCCAGCGAAAAGCCCTTTATTCTCTTGTGTGGATAATGCGCTTCTATGCGATCgtttcccggtggccaatgATGGATAAGTTCTGCGTCCGCTAGGTCCGCTTGCGGGTCGGTGCAAGGTGCGACAgaggggggtggtggtggtgtaattGCAGCGGGAGGCATTCGAGGAGCGGTTACTAAAAACAAAGCGAGTTCCAGTTCGTCCAGTTTATCCGTTGAAATAAAGGGTACATCAttatgtttcactttttcgctAAAAGGGTTCCTCCTTCCAACCGTGTCCTTGGTTTTGGCTGTAAAGCGACTAAATTACTGACCGCTTCCGCTTCCAGAGTGGGGCCAACTCTGCCCCACTTGTCCATCGTTCCCCAGTTCCCCTTGATCCCGCTCTGCTAAGTTAATTCACAGTTgccatgcgtgtgtgtttgtgtgtcagggagagaaagagagagagtgcataTGTTTTGGATAAGGATTCGTGTGCTATTGATTTCCTCGCCGATAGATGCCCTAATAATTTATTGTAGTGAACTTCGTGGAAGAAATACACATCcacaccagagagagagtaacACGCACGTCCTGTATCGTCGGCCAGCTAGCCGTTTTCTCTGCCTTGATCGCTACTTGTCTCTGCCAATAACTTTCGGGTGGCGAACAACGGAAAATTTGTCCAACTCAAACTCATGCTGTCTTAAGAGTGCGGTTGCCTCTCTCGTTGGGGAAAGGGGGGTGAAGGGGGGTGGTCTGCTTCTGTTCGGGGTTGCTTTCGGGCAGGGAGAACTTAGCTAGAGTTGCACTGCTGGACGCGAACTCCGGGGGTgccctcgtcctcgtcctcttcGTAGGCGTTCTTGTATCGGTTGCGCGACTCCTGCTCCGGATCCAGCTCGACCATCATGACCATCTCGGCGTCCTGCGGGATCTCCTCGAGGGGTCGCGGTGGCATGAACTGTTCCAGCATCTTGACCGCCTCGATCGGTAGCGTCTCCGGGAAGGAGACCGTAAACTGAACGATCAGCCGCCCCTTCTCGAACGGGTTCTTCCACTGTGGCATTCCCTCGTCCATGATGCACTTGATCGACTCGTGCTTCATCACCTCGCCCGGGTGGCTCGAGATTACGAGGCTGCGCTTGTCCAGCGTGGTGATGACCTTCTGGAAGCCGCAGAGCGCTTCCGTCAGCTGCAGCGGCATCTCCATCAGCAGGTCCATGTTGGAGCGCTTGAAGACCGGGTGCTCCTTCTCGGCCAGCACTATCACAATGTCGCCCGGCTGCAGGCCCGGTTCCTGGTCACCCTCGCCGCTGAAAACGATCTTCTGCCCGGTGCGCATACCCTTCTCGATGTGCACGTCCAGGATCTTCTTGTCGCGTACCTTCTTCTCGCCGTCGCACTTTTTGCACTTGTGCTTCTCATCGAACACCTCGCCCTGGCCCTGGCACTGCCGGCACGGGACCCTGTTCTGCTGCATGAAGCCGGGCAGGATGTGCTGAACTTTGGTCacgatgccggtgccgccgcacGGGGCGCACTTGTGCACCGTGCCCTTCTTGCCCCCGATACCGTCGCACCCGTCGCAGATGACGTTCTTCTGCAAGGCCAGTTTCCGCGTTACGCCACAGTACAGCTCCTCCAGGGTCACGGTCAGTCGG
Coding sequences within it:
- the LOC128267774 gene encoding protein FAM136A isoform X1 gives rise to the protein MIEQQKQRIEMEITRQLDDLDRTVLRKMQADMHDCAAKCCKDMNSSMDTVQQCVERCSVPAQRAQQHVESEINSFNSRLQRCVMDCNDTIKDRMGPSPSEGDIAKYTAEFERCAIKCVDKHVGILPNMFESMRKVLQRRSS
- the LOC128267774 gene encoding protein FAM136A isoform X2 is translated as MIEQQKQRIEMEITRQLDDLDRTVLRKMQADMHDCAAKCCKDMNSSMDTVQQCVERCSVPAQRAQQHVESEINSFNSRLQRCVMDCDIAKYTAEFERCAIKCVDKHVGILPNMFESMRKVLQRRSS
- the LOC128267769 gene encoding retinol dehydrogenase 13-like — translated: MSIFRNKLILGSSAVGTLIGGLVLLKDYMQGAKFQNREVRAEGKVVIVTGANTGIGKETAHCLAHRGAHVYMACRDMKKCEEARQDIVLETRNPNVFCRECDLASMQSIRQFVKQFKSEQQRLDILVNNAGVMRCPRSLTTEGIEMQLGVNHMGHFLLTNLLLDNLKLSAPSRIVVVSSLAHTRGQIALDDLNSSKSYDESRAYDQSKLANVLFTRELARRLEGTGVTVNALHPGIVDTDLMRHMGIFNSWFSSVFVRPFVWPFLKSPLYGAQTTLHVALEPSLEKVSGQYFSDCAPKDVAEQAKDERVAKWLWAVSEKWTGTLTGTAAVS
- the LOC128267765 gene encoding dnaJ homolog subfamily A member 1, with product MVKETGFYDVLGVKPGCTPEDLKKAYRKLAMKYHPDKNPNEGERFKQISMAYEVLSDPEKKAIYDEGGEAAIKQGGAGGAGGGFHSPMDIFEMIFNGGVSGRREQRGRDLVHRLTVTLEELYCGVTRKLALQKNVICDGCDGIGGKKGTVHKCAPCGGTGIVTKVQHILPGFMQQNRVPCRQCQGQGEVFDEKHKCKKCDGEKKVRDKKILDVHIEKGMRTGQKIVFSGEGDQEPGLQPGDIVIVLAEKEHPVFKRSNMDLLMEMPLQLTEALCGFQKVITTLDKRSLVISSHPGEVMKHESIKCIMDEGMPQWKNPFEKGRLIVQFTVSFPETLPIEAVKMLEQFMPPRPLEEIPQDAEMVMMVELDPEQESRNRYKNAYEEDEDEGTPGVRVQQCNSS